One window from the genome of Lentibacillus daqui encodes:
- the fmt gene encoding methionyl-tRNA formyltransferase: MKRIVFMGTPDFSVPILEALVKADYDIPLVVTQPDRPKGRKKTLTASPVKDAAEKLGIPVFQPEKLKHDFQPIIDCQPDLIVTAAYGQILPAELLQVPAFGCINVHASLLPELRGGAPIHYAILQGKQETGVTIMYMVEKLDAGDILTQKKVAIADNDTVGKLHDKLSLAGADLLLETLPKLADHTIIPQPQNEELATFAANIKREQEKIDWSNSNDVVYNQIRGLNPWPVAFTTYNNKPMKIWWGEPDHQEYQGQPGEIVRVDQDGFTVVCGNQQAIYVKEIQPAGKKRMTVAQYLRGSADRIKTGTKMGDTSDE, encoded by the coding sequence GTGAAACGTATTGTATTTATGGGAACACCGGACTTTTCGGTGCCGATTCTTGAAGCACTGGTAAAAGCGGATTATGATATTCCTTTAGTTGTCACCCAACCTGATCGGCCCAAGGGGAGAAAAAAAACGCTTACCGCCTCACCCGTAAAAGACGCTGCTGAAAAATTGGGAATTCCTGTTTTTCAACCGGAGAAATTAAAACATGATTTCCAGCCGATTATCGACTGCCAGCCAGACTTAATTGTCACAGCTGCTTATGGACAAATCCTGCCCGCTGAACTATTGCAGGTACCAGCGTTTGGCTGCATTAATGTCCATGCCTCTCTGTTACCGGAATTGCGCGGTGGTGCTCCAATCCATTATGCGATTTTACAAGGAAAACAAGAAACCGGCGTTACCATCATGTATATGGTGGAAAAATTAGATGCCGGTGATATTTTGACGCAAAAAAAAGTTGCCATTGCCGATAATGATACTGTTGGCAAGTTACATGATAAATTATCACTAGCCGGCGCGGATTTGTTGCTGGAAACATTGCCAAAACTCGCTGACCATACAATCATACCGCAACCACAAAATGAGGAACTGGCAACATTTGCAGCAAATATTAAACGGGAGCAAGAAAAAATCGATTGGTCAAACAGTAATGATGTTGTCTATAACCAAATCAGGGGGTTAAATCCTTGGCCGGTTGCCTTTACCACTTATAACAATAAACCGATGAAAATATGGTGGGGAGAGCCGGATCATCAGGAGTACCAAGGGCAACCCGGTGAAATTGTCCGAGTAGATCAGGATGGGTTTACCGTCGTTTGCGGAAATCAACAGGCTATTTATGTAAAGGAAATCCAACCGGCGGGAAAAAAACGGATGACTGTTGCCCAATACCTAAGAGGTTCAGCAGATCGTATCAAAACGGGAACCAAAATGGGAGACACATCAGATGAATAA
- the priA gene encoding primosomal protein N' produces the protein MKIAKVIVDVPAGSINQTFDYLIPERFMDILQTGMRVIAPFGPRRVMGYVVGFAQESSFKKLKELIDVLDLMPVLTDELLDLGKWLAEETLSLYITIYQAMLPQVLKSQYKKELVRLTQGELAPDLETVFAGRDTIAYDEITNGPVSYAHVRDAISAGDIMINYLVKSRITKKYVTMIEANKDSYLLEEAIHDLAKNAAKQRDLLLFFSEHPEPVEQTKLLKQFKTTTQTVNKLIEKQLLSAKKVEVFRNPYDDTQIVQTSPLTLTDQQERAIRPIKHKIAENEHDVFLLHGVTGSGKTEIYLQTIQDVIEKGKEAIVLVPEISLTPQMVHRFKGRFGANVAVMHSGLSAGEKYDEWRKIQRKEVQVVVGARSAIFAPFENIGVVIIDEEHETSYKQEDQPRYHARDVAIYRGKNHHCPVILGSATPTLESYARAEKGVYQLATLTKRTNDQGMPDVQIVDMRKELHAGNRTMFSHDLKAKIEQRIEKGEQVVLLLNRRGYSTFVMCRECGHVKECPHCDIALTYHKNSNQLKCHYCSYEEPMPMFCPECQSDLIRYFGTGTQRVEEALTQLIPDAKVIRMDVDTTRRKGAHEKLLTKFANGQADILLGTQMIAKGLDFENVTLVGVLTADSMLHLPDFRSSEKTFQLLTQVSGRAGRHELPGEVIVQTYTPEHYSITLASTYEYLQFYRTEMNTRRTFQYPPYVFLALLTVSHENRVKVVQTTQKMVQLLSKHVNEKTVILGPTPSPIARMKDRYRYQCMIKYKHEPQLRNLIRKIIQQFDEDIRKDDLKITVDMQPYQLM, from the coding sequence GTGAAGATAGCCAAAGTAATAGTCGACGTCCCGGCAGGATCCATCAACCAAACTTTTGATTATTTGATTCCGGAGCGGTTTATGGACATACTGCAAACCGGTATGCGCGTAATTGCTCCCTTTGGTCCAAGAAGAGTCATGGGATATGTCGTCGGATTTGCACAAGAGTCATCGTTTAAAAAGCTAAAAGAATTGATTGATGTACTTGATTTAATGCCTGTACTAACCGATGAACTGCTTGATCTTGGCAAATGGCTGGCTGAAGAAACATTGAGTCTTTATATTACTATTTATCAGGCAATGCTCCCGCAAGTTTTGAAGTCACAATATAAAAAAGAACTTGTTCGCTTAACACAAGGCGAATTAGCGCCGGATTTGGAGACTGTATTTGCTGGACGGGATACAATAGCATATGACGAAATCACCAATGGTCCGGTTTCTTATGCCCATGTGCGTGATGCCATCTCAGCTGGTGATATCATGATTAATTACCTGGTCAAATCCAGGATTACCAAGAAATATGTCACCATGATTGAGGCGAATAAGGATTCCTATTTGCTTGAGGAAGCGATTCATGATTTAGCTAAAAATGCGGCAAAGCAACGGGATTTGCTGTTATTTTTTAGTGAACACCCGGAACCAGTCGAACAAACAAAACTATTAAAGCAATTTAAAACTACCACACAAACCGTGAACAAATTGATTGAAAAACAGCTGCTATCTGCCAAAAAGGTGGAAGTGTTTCGCAATCCATATGATGATACGCAAATTGTCCAAACCAGCCCCTTAACCTTAACCGATCAACAAGAACGGGCGATTCGGCCAATCAAACATAAAATTGCCGAAAACGAACATGATGTATTTTTGCTACATGGTGTAACCGGTAGTGGAAAGACGGAAATTTATTTACAAACGATCCAGGACGTCATTGAAAAGGGAAAAGAAGCAATCGTACTCGTTCCGGAAATTTCCCTGACACCACAAATGGTCCATCGGTTTAAAGGACGGTTTGGCGCCAATGTCGCGGTCATGCATAGTGGATTGTCAGCTGGGGAGAAGTATGATGAATGGCGGAAGATTCAACGTAAAGAAGTTCAGGTTGTCGTTGGAGCCAGGTCTGCCATCTTTGCGCCTTTTGAGAATATTGGCGTAGTGATTATCGATGAAGAACATGAGACAAGCTACAAGCAGGAGGATCAGCCGCGTTATCATGCCAGGGATGTTGCAATTTACCGTGGCAAAAACCACCACTGCCCGGTCATCCTGGGAAGTGCAACACCAACGCTTGAATCCTATGCCAGAGCCGAAAAAGGGGTATATCAACTTGCTACATTAACGAAGCGTACAAATGATCAAGGGATGCCGGATGTACAAATTGTTGATATGCGTAAGGAACTGCACGCTGGTAACCGTACTATGTTTTCCCATGATTTAAAAGCAAAAATTGAACAGCGTATCGAAAAAGGAGAACAAGTTGTCCTGCTGTTAAATCGCCGGGGGTATTCCACTTTTGTCATGTGTCGGGAATGCGGGCATGTGAAAGAGTGTCCCCATTGCGATATTGCGTTAACTTATCATAAAAATAGCAATCAATTAAAATGTCATTATTGCTCCTATGAAGAACCTATGCCTATGTTCTGTCCAGAATGTCAAAGTGATTTAATCCGTTATTTTGGAACGGGAACGCAACGGGTAGAAGAAGCGTTGACACAGTTGATTCCTGATGCAAAGGTCATACGCATGGATGTCGACACAACCAGAAGAAAAGGGGCACATGAAAAACTATTAACGAAATTTGCCAATGGACAGGCCGATATTTTATTGGGAACGCAAATGATTGCCAAGGGGCTGGATTTTGAAAATGTCACCCTTGTTGGTGTTTTGACGGCGGATTCGATGTTGCACTTGCCAGATTTTCGGTCATCAGAAAAAACGTTCCAGCTATTAACGCAAGTAAGTGGCAGGGCCGGGCGCCATGAACTGCCCGGTGAGGTCATTGTGCAAACCTACACACCGGAACATTATAGTATTACACTTGCAAGCACATACGAGTATCTGCAATTTTATCGAACGGAAATGAACACACGCAGAACATTCCAATATCCGCCATATGTTTTTTTGGCGTTATTAACTGTGTCCCATGAAAATCGTGTAAAAGTAGTACAAACAACGCAAAAAATGGTGCAATTATTAAGCAAACATGTAAATGAAAAAACGGTCATTCTTGGTCCGACACCATCACCAATTGCCAGGATGAAAGATAGATATCGTTATCAATGCATGATAAAATACAAGCATGAACCACAATTACGGAACCTCATCCGGAAAATTATCCAGCAATTTGATGAGGATATTAGAAAAGATGATCTGAAGATAACGGTGGACATGCAGCCGTATCAACTGATGTAG